The Macaca fascicularis isolate 582-1 chromosome 11, T2T-MFA8v1.1 genomic sequence CCCTGGTCCCTGCACTGCAACTACAAGGGTACTGTCCACTCCCTGAACACAAATGCCCCATGGCTTCTCACTTGTTCTCCCCTCTTTCTGGAATGTGCTTCCCTCCTTCACTTAGCAAATGCCTATTCAGTCCTTAAAGATGTTACTTAGGTGtcaccacctccaggaagccttctctgactgcCCACCCTACCAGGAGCCTCCCACCATCTCTAGAGCTTACCCCATAGTGACATTTATAACACAGCATTGCAGTCACTCATCTGTCTTCCCACCATCAATAACTTTGAGAGCAATAGTTGTCTTACGCTACCTGGCATCTGGCATATAGCAGGTATTTAATACATATTGGATCGGTAGATGCATTACTGAATTGTCAGCAGACCAAGGAGGGAAGGAGTAAGTGGGGAACTTGGTACTGGCAGCCAGTGAGACTGGTACATCCAGGAGGAAGATGGTCTGGATGATAGGGGTCCCAGCAGGTATCTCTACCACCCCCACCAGTGTGGGGAAACGTTTGTCATAGCAGCATCCTGATCCCGGTGGTGACTGTCCTCTCTCCTTGCTCCTAGTATTTCTGCCTGTTGCTCGTCATCTTCCTGGTTGAGCTGGTGGCGGGAGTCCTGGCCCATGTGTATTACCAGAGGGTGAGTGACGTTTCCTCCTCCTGCATCCTCTGTCAGTGCCCCTGAAGAAGCAATGTGGGTAGGGAGGTTTGCATTGTGAtgagggaagctgaggcgggcgcaGGGGTGGTCCTGTTTCCCAGGCCCTGGCAATCCCCCTACACAtctgcatcccagctgctggTCCCGGCTCCAGCAATTCTGTCCTGCATGTGTGGATGCTGATGTCTTCCATGTGGGAACTGGGGACGGGGGTTTCCCGTGGGACATTGGGTCATCCCTCTCCCCTTCCAAGGATGGTCTAGAGGATGAATCCATCTGTCAGAGACATCCAAGAAAAAAGGCCTGGGCCAGGGTCACATGCCAGACCCTGAAGCAGGATCAGGCCTTGCCTGCCTGGATTGAAAAAGGATGGAGTGAGTCCCAGAGTCAGTCCTATCCACTCCCACCCTTGAGCCCGCTGAATCGGGAATTTGAGGTCATGACCAGGGTAATGTTTGGTTGGTAGAGACAGTACGACTCTGCTGGTTGTTTCCAGCCAGTGCTGATATGATGCCCAGAGGGTAACAATTATAAATACTTTCAATATCACCTCATGATCACAGTTAAGATCAACAGACGTTTCAAAGCACCGTGTGTCTGGCCTCACCACCGCCTCCCACCAGCTTCTGGATGTGACCCTTTACCTGAGCTGTCTCCGCAGCCTCTCTCAGCTCTGCCCATCACACCTCTGCCCTAAGTGGGGGCCCAGTTTTGGTATCTTCCTCTCCATAGCTGTCTTCTGCACTGTCTCTGGCTGATGGTCCCTTACACTGCTGAGAAACCTCTGCATCACACCATCCACAGTCCACAGTGTTCTAGAATTAgctggggggtggtggggggttGTGAGTAGGCCTGGGGCCAGGACGGGGATGGGGCTGGTCCTGCTGATGGCACCTTCCCTCTTACCCTCCTCAGCTGAGTGATGAACTGAAGCAGCACTTGAACCAGACTCTGGCTGAGAACTACGGGCAGCCTGGAGCCACGCAGATCACCGCCTCAGTAGACCGGCTCCAGCAGGATGTAAGCCATGCCCCATATGGCCTTGAAGGCTAAGCCCACATGCGTTCAAACCCTAACTGTTCTTTCCTGTCTGGGTGACCCTAGGCAGgttacttaccctctctgagcttcagatgTCACATCCTTAAAATGAAGCCTCTTTAGGGCATATGAGCATTAAACATGGTCACATCCGTAGATGTCCCCACTGCCATGAAAAGTACCTGCTGAAGCCCGGTTCCTCTCCTATTCCGACCACCTCCTCCAGGCCCCACCCCTGCTGCCTTCCCGTTCTGGGGCCTCTGTGGCCAGGAAGCCGGCTGTGCCAGGAGAACTCCGTCTCCTGCCAGGATCCAGCCCAGGAAGCTCCTGTCCAGGCTGCTTCTATCCGCGGGgctgccttcctccttccccgGGGGGCTGGCTACTGCGGCTCCATAAGACTGAGCTGTAACCAGCAGAGAGATTTCAGTTAAGCTGCCACAGGAACCCTCCAGTGTGAGCCATCAGACAGAATGCTGGGGGACAGAAAGGATTTCTCCAAATCCCTCCAGGGACACCCACCGGCCTGACCAGACATAAACGATGGGCAAATGGACCTCAGAGCTGTCctgtccaatatggcagccacCACCCACATGTGGCTATTTCCAGCTCAATTAAATACAACATTCAATTCCTTAGTCATACCAACTGCATTTCTCGTGCTCATTAGCCCATGTGTCTAGTGAGCTCCGATCAGACAGCACAGATGTAGGACGCTGCcttcattgcagaaagttctccGGGACAGCGCTGCTCTAGGATCCGAATGTGTCCATGTCAGAAAATTCAAAGCAGTCCCATCTGCCCACTCTGGTCCCCTTTCTCTCTGCCAccccactccccatccccaccccctggACCTGAGGCCTTGCTCTTGGCCCCAGGGAACATCAGGCAAGTAGAGGAAGTAGATGTGGGGAGCTCTGAGCCCCAGGGGCGTCAGGGATCAACTGGAAGgcccctccccatctccccaagACTCAGGACCAGCTCCCACTGGGTGCTGCAGAGAGGAGTCTCTTCTCTGAAGTAGTGGCCTGGGACATGCCTGTACACACAAGTACACACCCACAGGCGCACTCGCACCCCACGGGCTTAGCTCAGGACCAGGAGGAGGCAGCGCACACTGCTGGCCAGCCCTGTGCAAAACTAAGTGTGCACTCCACTCACTGGGCCTCACCTGTGAGGAACTGTGCTAGACCAAGCGGAATAGGACAGGATCCCTGCCCTCGGGGAAGCTGGACACACAGCGGGCAACGTGCAGGCAGTGCAAGGCTGGGCCACCTTCAGAAGAGGCAGGAGCCTCAGAAGAGAGAGCAGCCAAGGTAGGGAGGGCTTCATGGGGCAGAGGCAGGGTTTGCTTAAGTGAAGAGGGTGGAAGCGGCAGGTCAGGGCCAGGGGCAGATAAGGAAAGGCACAGCTGAGAGCGAAGGCTGTGTCGCTGACGAAGACTTGCAGGGTGTCTATGCGTGCGGACACGGCCCTCACACAAGCCGGGAACACTCAGAACCCCAGACCACATCTCAGGCAGGAGACTGAGCCCAAGAAAGCAGTGGCTGCAGAGCCAGGgccagcacccaggccagcatCCACCACCACGTGGATGTAAATGAGAGAGACACACGAAGCTGTATTCACACAAGCGTGATGGTGGAAGCAGGTGTCTCTCCTTCACCACTGACTCAGCGCCGGGCTCTCTTCTAGGTGCTTTATGTGAATCACCTCTGTCAGTCCTCACAACAGCATGGCATGGAGGTACTTTTGTTGTCCGCATTTTACAAATGACAGCCATCAGGCGGCACCAGCACAGACAGGCAGTCACGCGGAATGTGCAGTTCCCACGTGACTCCTGCACGCTGTGCCAGTCCCTGCTCTGTCTGTGTGCTGTCATGCTCTCCTCAGCTCCTGGGGCCCCTGTTCATCCCTGTGGATTGTTCCTGGCCCTGGACAGAGCCTCTGTGCCTCACACAAGCTTCTATCATCTCCTACTATGCGACAGTGGATGCTAAGCTACCCAAGGGTAGGCCCCATGCCTTACTCAGGTTGCTTCACTCCAGGCACATAGTAGCTGCCTAGCAAACTCTTGGTAGCTGGACTAAACATACCTCCACCCCCCATCTCCAGACACACACCAGCAGCAGCCTCATAGCAGCCCTGCTCTCTGTCCCGTGTGGGAACTTTGAATCTCAGTGCTGTAACTGGGAAAGGCGAGAAGCAACCAATGTCCGCTGTCTTGGAATCATTTTATATCTGGGTGGGCGCTTTCCTGCCCTGGGGTGGTGCAGATGACCCCAGGTCTTAGCACTCATGACAGCCCCTCTGGTTGACACTGGTCTCCCAGTGCCATGGGCAGATCTGGGGCTCTGAGACTTCAAAGCCTGAATGGGGGCCTGGGAGCCTCTGGCCAGGCTAGATCCCTGTCCCCACACCCTGACCCCTGGGTGACCAGGAAACTCCCCTGCCTTGTGGTTTTGTCCCCACCCTGGGCTCTGCCACCTAGTAGTGGTCCACAGCCTCACTCTCTGGGGACCCACCTCGCAGACCCGGCCTGCCCCCAAGACACCTAGCATAGCCTCCTTGAAGGACTTGGGTGGCTAAAAAGCTGGGAAGCAGGTGTCCTGCAGGCAGTTCAGCACTGAGTCTGAGAAGGGCCCTGGAGTGACCAGCTCTCTTCTCAAAGCATGGGAAGGGAAAACACATTATACACATACTAACTAACCATGGTTCAGATAGACAAGTAGGGGTTGGGTTAGTATTTGAATAATGTGTCCTGCAGCCTGGAACCCTACGCAGGCCTCtcacctccagcctctgcctctgcctccagttCAAGTGCTGTGGAAGCAACAGCTCAGCTGACTGGCAGCACAGCACGTACATCCTGTCGCGGGAGGCCGAGGGCCGCCGGGTGCCCGACAGCTGCTGCAAGACAGTGGTGACGCGCTGCGGCCAGCGGGCCCACCCCTCCAACATCTATAAGGTGGAGGTGAGCACCCAAGCTCAAGCTGGGGGTGAGGAGAGGGCCCCGGCCTGGCCGTTCAGGAGCCCCAGAAAGGCTGGATCAGGCAAGTGGGTGTGGGAAAGCAGGACACATGTGCTCCTTGGCCACGAGCCCACAGTGCCTGGGGCTTTCCAGAGTCTCTACAAAGCCCTGGGACAAGCAGCTCATACCGGAGAGTCTAGGACACCACGGCATGCCCCTGGGTCCACTCAAGTAGCCTGTGGGCAGTTCAAGGCTAGGTCCAGCCTGTGAGTCCTCTGGCTTGTCCTCAGTCTCTGCGGCAGTGAcagcccgccctccctccccacccgcGCCTGCTCCTGGGCCATGGCCGCGTCACCTGCCCTTCTCTTACAGGGAGGCTGCCTCACCAAGCTGGAGCAGTTCCTGGCCGACCACCTGCTGCTCATGGGGGCTGTGGGCATCGGGGTGGCCTGCCTGCAGGTGAGTTGCAGTGCAGGGACGGGTGGGGGTGGAAGGGCTCTGAACCCCTCTCGCATTGACACAGGTCTTCAGTAACCACCTGGGCTGAAATAACTGACCCTTTGCACACCCGCACCCTACCCtgctctcttcttctctccccctccctctgcaACCAAGGCTGAATCCCACGGTCAGTATCTCCCCCAGAGAACATGAAGGAAAATAGCTGGGGGACAACATGAACTTGTCGGGAACAGGGACCTGGGAGGAGTGTGAGTGTGGGCTCAGGTATGTGCATGCACCCCATGTGTGTGCACGGAGGGGCGAGTGTGCAAGCCATCTGTGGTACATGTGTCTGCATGCTTCTGGGTCCATGTGGTTGGGgttgtatgcatgtatatgtgtttaggggtgcttgtgcatgtgtgtgtgagtgtgcatgtatctgcattcattcctttgtgtgtgcatgtatgtttgtgtgtgtacagtCAGTCCTCCAtgtccatgggttctgcatccatgaaTTCAACCAATTGTAGatcaaaaatattccaaaaaatggatgattgcatctgtactgaacaaaCTTTGGCACCATTGCCTGAATAATGCAATATACcgactatttacatagcatttacactgtATGAGGTAGTATAAGTAGTCTAGGGATGAGGTTCAGGTATTATATAGGGgagaatgtgcataggttatatgcaaatattgcaccattttatatcaggaattgagcatccatggattttggtgtcCAGGTTGgtgaccgtgtgtgtgtgtgtgcgccctCATCCAGCTGTCTCTCTTAGGATGAGCAATGTCCTTGGCTCCCATTTCTCCCTGTGCCCTCTCCCCTAGCTGCTACCCAGGAAGTCAGGGTGACTCTCTCAGGTTGCTCTAGTCAGAGGTCCGAAGGGGGTGAGCCAAGAAGGCCTCCTCAGCAGCAAGGGCCCCTGCAGTCCCCACCTCATGTACATGGCTGCTTCAGCTCAGCAGGGCTGAGTGTGGGCTGTCCTTCTAGGAGTCCTGCTGTCCTGCGAAGCCCTTCCCACTCCAGGGTTAAGCACCGTCTAGAGAAGGGGAGGAGCAGAGGGTTTGGTCTCAGAAGGCCTGGGTCCAGTCCTGGCTTTGCTCCTAGATAACCTTGAGCTATTTAACTTCCCTGTCCATTGacttcttcatctgcaaaatgtggaCCATTTCCCCAGCTCTTGAATGAGGCGATGCCTGTGACCCACTTACgaagtacctggcacataggaaggCCTCCAGAAGTGGAAACTGTCTTTCTCCCGTTTTCTGTAGACTTCAGAGGATTTCTGATACTTCCTCTCGTTGGGCCCACACAACAGCCTGAGACTCAGGCCAGAAAAGGGGTGGTGTtcttcgctttttttttttttttttgcgacagagcctcactctgtcacccaggctggagtgcagtggtgcaatctcagctcactgcaacctccacctcccaggttcaagcgattctcctgcctcagcctcccaagtagctgggattacaggcgcacgccaccatgccggctagttttgtatttttagcagaggctgaggtttcatcatgttggccaggctggtctccaactcttgacctcaggtgatctgcccacctcggtctcccaaagtgctgggattacaggcatgagccatggcacccagctgctctccacattttacagatcagaaagttgagacccagagaggggagTTACCCAGGGCCTCACACCCTGAACCAGCACCCAGGTCTCCTGGCTTTGGTTCTTTGCTTTCCCGAACTCCCTACCATGACACAGAGGTCTGTGGGAAAGAGAGCAGGGGACAGTGCCCTTGACTGGCTTGGAGAGACTTCCAGTGCAGGGTCCTTGGAGACCATGGTGCCACCTACCCACATCATCTGTGGGCCTGGAGGGCCTAGCTGCAGCCTAACACACTGGGAGGAGGGTCCGTCGCCTCTGGAGGGACACCCATCTTGGTTCTGCCACCTACAACTGTGTGACCTAGGGCCAGTTCTttcatctctgagcctcagttactcatttgtaaaatggggctagTTATACCTTATCTGCTGCCTGGTGGTGGGAATTAGCGATATCCATGTAAGTCACTCAGCTCATGGCTGAGCAGatagcaggtgttcaataaatgatacCCATCATTTCTGTGATTTCTGCATAAGCACatcatctctcaaaaaaaaagctcttGTTCCTTGACCAGACCAGCCTGCTCCTCGTCATCCTCACTCAGCTGCAGGGCCAGGGAGCCCAGGTAGCGTGAGCATTGCCCCTCTATTGCACTTCCCCAGGGCAGGCCTCCTGTCCCCTGTGCTGAACCCCAGGGAAGTCGTCAGTGGGAACAGGGGAAGGGATGCTCAGCAGCACAGAGCAGCTGAACTTTCCAGAAACCTGTGAACTCCAGGTGCTGAGGGGTCCTGCTCTGTATGGACACTGACCAGGCCTGGGCCACTCTGTCTATTTCTTCCTCACCTCTCTGGCCTCAAGAACCTGTAGAAGCTGCAGACGAGGTCAGTGAGGCCGAGGGCAGGGAGTGGGGCTGCAGATGCCCAGAGCCGGCCGTCAAGGTAGACCATACTGGTGGAGGTCTGATGTTGAAAAGGTCAGGTTGTTGAGCAGTGGGCCTGCAGGCCTGTCACGCCTCCTGCCCACTCACAACCCCCACTGCGCAGCCTGTGTTCCTTCGCCGTTGCTGTGGAATGGCTTTTGGTGGCTCTCAACCTCTTGCCCAATTTTCTCCCCTGTGGCCCACTGAgccagccctgcagcagccaAGCCTCGGGTTAGAGCTCCCTCTGCCAGCCGACGCTGGGCACTAGACTGCTCAAGTCCCAGGTGGGTCATAAGCCTTGAGAAAGGGCTCATACCAGTCTCTTCCCCAGGGTCATAGTTTCCCTCCCAGTGAGCAGACACCAGGCATTTATCTCCCCTACATGCCCAGCCTGGCACTTCCAAGACCCCCAAGGCTCAGGAAATATCAACCCAACATGGTGTCATAATGTTCCCCAGCCCCCAGCTACTGCAAGAAATCTTGCTTGGGAGTTACAAGGCCTGATTTCTAAACATAGCCCCAcctcttgctgtgtgacctcagggaaATCTCATTCCCTCTCTGAACCCTTAGtgtccttacctgtaaaatggacaGATTGGATATTTGTGAGCCTTTTTAAAGCAGCAGCATCCTCTTTTCAATGGAAATCTTATGTAGGAGCCCAGTACATAAACCATGGGAGGTGGAGCTGTTCCAGGCAGACACAAGCCTAGCATCATGACCTCCCCTCACAGCCCTTGGTGGCCCTGAGCTACGCAAGGGTTTCCAATACAGCTTGCAAGCTGTGGGTCTAGCCTATTTTGTGGGACCTTCTGGATCTAGCGTTCTATGATTTTTCAGTGAAGTTCTCATCTTAGGAACCAGTGACCTTGAGACTGATGTCCTGCAATACCTGGAGTGTTAAAGCAGATGGTTTGTGAACACTAAAAACTAAACAGAATATTTAACGCAGGGAGCACACCTTGATTTCAGCGAGGTATTTGGCAGTGCATCACTTGTTGCCTTGTGGACATGTGGACCAGGCACTTGTCTGCTCAGGAGAAATCAGGGCAGGCTGACTGACCACACTGTGAGAGGGAGATGAGCGAGTTCATGTCAGCTTGGCAAAAAGTCTCCAGGAGTGGGCTGTGGCCCTTCAGCCTCAGACctgtctcttcatttttcttggacCTCAACAAAGACCCAGGAAGCATGCTAAACTATTTACCTAGCGTTTCTGGTCTGTTGTATGATAAAGCTAGTATTGAAAAAAGAGCTTGTTGGATGTGAAGATGTGCTGAAATGAAGGTTGAAACACTTAACAGAGTTAAAGTCCTTGCACttgagctttgttttgttttgcatttaagCCTGTAACAGAGAGAGGGCATCTGCCTGAGTTACATGATAGGGTGCTGCCCCCAAAGATGTGGCCTGGAACGGCACTGGTAGAAATCGTGGAGAGAGCCAGGGTGTGGGCAATGCCAGCTCAGGCCACCCTCCGGGTAGGAGCAGACCTCCACAGAGCCCCCACGGCAGGGACCTCAACCTCGGCTGCACATTGGGATCACCTGACAAGCTTTAAAACTATcccaggcctgtcatcccagcactttgggaggctgaggtgggcggatcacaaagtcaagagatcaagaccatcctggccaacatggtgaaaccccatctctagtaaaaatgcaaaaattagccgggcgtggaggcatgcacctgtaatcccagctaatcaggagactgaggcaggagaaatgcttgaacccaggaggcggaggttgcggtgagccgagatcgcgccactacactctagggtgacagactccatctcaaacaaaacaaaacaaaaacaaaacaaagctacCCCAGGCCTGGGCTACCCACAGCAAAGTGAAACAAAATGCTCTGGGGCTGGCACCTGGGCATCAGTGTATTCGTGAAGCTCTCTAGTGATGCCACTGTGTGGCCAGATGCAGAGGGAGTGGCAAGGGGTGTGTGGGGCCCGGAAGTCAGGTGTGTGagaggtcaggagatggggaGCAGACGCAGCACCCTCGTGGTCTTGAAATGCCCAAGGCAGTCATGTGGGGAATGGAGGGACTGTTCCTGGGAGGTTCCAGAGGGCAGAAGGGGAACAGTAGGTGGAATTAGTTTCAAGGAGACACATTCAAGAACTTTTTAACAATTTGAATTGCTAAACAGTGGCCCTTGCAGAGTACTAAACTCCCTGT encodes the following:
- the TSPAN11 gene encoding tetraspanin-11 isoform X3, producing MVTGFLGFGAILREQKGCLSTYFCLLLVIFLVELVAGVLAHVYYQRLSDELKQHLNQTLAENYGQPGATQITASVDRLQQDPGTLRRPLTSSLCLCLQFKCCGSNSSADWQHSTYILSREAEGRRVPDSCCKTVVTRCGQRAHPSNIYKVEGGCLTKLEQFLADHLLLMGAVGIGVACLQICGMVLTCCLHRRLQRHFY
- the TSPAN11 gene encoding tetraspanin-11 isoform X2, with protein sequence MAHYKTEQDDWLIVYLKYLLFVFNFFFWVGGAAVLAVGIWTLVEKSGYLSVLASSTFAASAYILIFAGALVMVTGFLGFGAILREQKGCLSTYFCLLLVIFLVELVAGVLAHVYYQRLSDELKQHLNQTLAENYGQPGATQITASVDRLQQDFKCCGSNSSADWQHSTYILSREAEGRRVPDSCCKTVVTRCGQRAHPSNIYKVEGGCLTKLEQFLADHLLLMGAVGIGVACLQICGMVLTCCLHRRLQRHFY
- the TSPAN11 gene encoding tetraspanin-11 isoform X4, yielding MVTGFLGFGAILREQKGCLSTYFCLLLVIFLVELVAGVLAHVYYQRLSDELKQHLNQTLAENYGQPGATQITASVDRLQQDFKCCGSNSSADWQHSTYILSREAEGRRVPDSCCKTVVTRCGQRAHPSNIYKVEGGCLTKLEQFLADHLLLMGAVGIGVACLQICGMVLTCCLHRRLQRHFY
- the TSPAN11 gene encoding tetraspanin-11 isoform X1, whose translation is MAHYKTEQDDWLIVYLKYLLFVFNFFFWVGGAAVLAVGIWTLVEKSGYLSVLASSTFAASAYILIFAGALVMVTGFLGFGAILREQKGCLSTYFCLLLVIFLVELVAGVLAHVYYQRLSDELKQHLNQTLAENYGQPGATQITASVDRLQQDPGTLRRPLTSSLCLCLQFKCCGSNSSADWQHSTYILSREAEGRRVPDSCCKTVVTRCGQRAHPSNIYKVEGGCLTKLEQFLADHLLLMGAVGIGVACLQICGMVLTCCLHRRLQRHFY